Proteins co-encoded in one Juglans regia cultivar Chandler chromosome 16, Walnut 2.0, whole genome shotgun sequence genomic window:
- the LOC118344825 gene encoding uncharacterized protein LOC118344825 — MYVKIETSRLDYFRNKQQEIRSEVYQGIVDSISIGQNNASKVGKRIILPSSFIGGPRDMRKRYMEAMALVQRFGKPDIFLTMTCNPSWKEILDELEPQEEAQNRPDLIARIFRAKLEELKDELFKREVFGKVSAYVYVIEHQKRGLPHAHFLIILQRDWKIYAPESFDEIVSAEVPDKDRNSHLHKTVIKHMMHGPCGVLNPINVCMKKNGSCKNHYPKSFASNTIVGIDCFPQYKRRDNGITVKVRGKDLDNRWVVPHNPYLLAKFDCHMNVEICSTIKAVKYLYKYIYKGHDRVAFNLIPGQNIQEIDEIQQFQSARWIAPPEAMWRIYGFTLNEMYPSVYSLHLHLEDQHLVAFHAHDDLNNVLRSNFSAKSMLTEFFSTNQADENARKLLYKEFPEVFVWSQQHKIWPPRKKKTVIGRIVTASPFEGERYYLRILLNHIRGPLSFDHIKTIGNVTAPTFREAATLHGLLERDTSLQDCMQEASLYQIPNSLRRLFATILVYCNPTNPRELWECFEQDMSSDFQTNDATSADIKTKVLRSISSTLESMGKDINRFHLIDQDVSLDQNEIQFREINDEFAVLIPEEDLMASMTLNPEQHHAYESILQKVLLNESAAFFIDGPGGTGKTFLYKALLATVRSKNFIALATASSGVAASILPGGRTAHSRFKIPLDLDKNSTCSVSKQGALAKLLRLARLIIWDEAPMSRKECMQALDKMLRDITDSRLPFGGKVIVFGGDFRQVLPVIRKGTRQEEVDASLASSYLWSTLTKIRLSENMRARFDPNFSNYLLQVGNGTTPITIENKTEIPKEMLIPYKNDVESLDNLIDAVFQDIGSYSENLSEMTNRAILTPKNNSVDEINAMLIQRFPGEVTQYYSFDETIDTSEQGIMEDFLNTLTPNGLPPHELLLKKNCPIMLLRNVNPSEGLCNGTRLICHNFERNIINAEIAVGHHTGKIVFIPRIPFLPNADDKSAFNMRTVHTSIKNITPTTRNWSIKMIVSDKSPKRTAQHSPTKYQNLTLIDPEGNRLQATIFGKDIDLRNDTLHIFRSYYISNAYVKPLDARHKIEAHEYQWILNSRTIIEDIPDDEEELQPPEYNIIPFTDLHDYKNTGSEIAIMAVAIHMKPPRKITSIHGPTKIQEIYVIDQSLMPIWLTMWGRFVDGECQTISHIIEAKPTLLATRLKVGSYNGLSLSSQPTSVFTLNPVIPGATPLCQCCRAYIDIDDGNGRLGAVIFGEIAEEALGCTAIELMEHTREVTNFSLNN; from the exons ATATGCGCAAAAGATACATGGAAGCAATGGCTTTAGTCCAACGTTTCGGAAAACCTGACATATTTTTAACTATGACGTGCAAcccaagttggaaagaaatcTTGGATGAGTTGGAACCAcaagaagaagcacaaaatCGTCCTGATTTAATTGCACGTatctttagagcaaaattagaagaattgAAGGATGAATTATTCAAACGGGAGGTGTTTGGAAAAGTTTCAGCATATGTATATGTCATTGAACATCAGAAAAGAGGATTGCCACATGCACATTTCTTAATCATATTACAAAGAGATTGGAAAATCTATGCTCCcgaatcttttgatgaaattgtatCAGCAGAAGTACCTGATAAAGATCGAAATTCGCATTTGCACAAAACAGTAATAAAGCATATGATGCATGGCCCCTGTGGAGTATTGAATCCGATCAAtgtatgtatgaaaaaaaatggcaGTTGCAAAAATCACTATCCAAAAAGCTTTGCATCAAACACAATTGTTGGAATCGATTGTTTCCCACAGTACAAACGTCGTGATAATGGAATAACTGTCAAAGTCAGAGGTAAAGATTTAGATAACCGTTGGGTTGTTCCACATAATCCATACCTCCTTGCAAAATTCGATTGTCACATGAATGTGGAAATTTGCTCAACAATCAAAGCAGTCAAATACCTCTATAAGTACATTTACAAAGGTCATGATCGTGTTGCTTTCAATTTAATTCCTGGACAAAACATTCAAGAGATagatgaaatccaacaatttcaaTCAGCTAGATGGATTGCTCCACCAGAGGCTATGTGGCGAATATATGGCTTTACTCTTAATGAAATGTATCCATCAGTTTATAGTTTACATCTACATCTTGAAGATCAACACTTGGTAGCTTTTCATGCACATGACGACCTGAACAATGTTCTAAGATCTAATTTCTCGGCAAAATCAATGTTGACTGAATTCTTTTCAACAAATCAAGCTGATGAAAATGCTCGAAAGTTATTGTACAAAGAGTTTCCTGAGGTTTTTGTTTGGAGCCAACAACATAAAATATGGCctccaagaaagaagaaaactgttATAGGTCGTATTGTCACAGCAAGTCCATTCGAAGGTGAAAGGTACTACTTACGAATATTGTTAAATCATATAAGAGGTCCTTTGTCATTTGACCACATCAAAACAATTGGCAATGTCACTGCACCAACCTTTCGTGAAGCAGCTACATTACATGGTTTGTTAGAAAGAGATACCAGTTTACAAGACTGTATGCAAGAGGCTTCCTTGTACCAAATACCAAACAGTTTAAGACggttatttgcaacaattttagtATATTGTAATCCAACAAATCCTAGAGAACTTTGGGAATGTTTTGAACAAGATATGTCGAGTGATTTCCAAACAAATGATGCAACATCGGCAGATATTAAGACAAAAGTCTTGCGAAGCATCTCTTCAACTCTTGAATCGATGGGAAAAGACATAAACAGGTTTCATTTAATAGACCAAGATGTTTCTTTGGATCAGAATGAAATTCAATTTcgagaaataaatgatgaatttgcAGTTTTGATACCAGAAGAAGATCTTATGGCTTCAATGACTCTTAATCCTGAACAACATCATGCATACGAGTCAATTTTGCAGAAAGTCCTTCTAAATGAATCTGCTGCATTTTTCATTGACGGTCCTGGTGGAACAGGTAAAACATTCTTGTATAAAGCACTTCTCGCTACAGTGAGATCAAAAAACTTTATTGCTCTTGCAACTGCATCATCTGGTGTTGCAGCATCTATTTTACCTGGGGGTCGAACAGCACATTCTCGCTTCAAAATTCCATTAGATCTTGACAAAAATAGTACTTGCAGTGTAAGCAAACAAGGCGCTCTTGCAAAATTGTTACGTCTTGCAAGGTTAATCATATGGGATGAAGCACCTATGTCTAGAAAAGAATGTATGCAAGcattggataaaatgttacgAGATATAACTGATTCAAGATTACCATTTGGTGGAAAAGTTATAGTATTTGGTGGAGATTTTCGTCAAGTCTTACCCGTGATTCGTAAAGGCACAAGACAAGAAGAGGTTGATGCCAGTTTAGCATCGTCATATTTGTGGTCCACTCTAACTAAGATTAGGTTGAGTGAAAATATGCGAGCAAGATTCGatccaaatttctcaaattatttacttcaggTTGGAAATGGAACAACACCAATCACAATTGAGAACAAGACAGAAATTCCCAAAGAAATGCTTATTCCTTACAAAAATGATGTGGAGTCCTTAGATAATTTGATCGATGCGGTCTTCCAAGATATTGGCAGTTATTCAGAAAATTTATCCGAAATGACAAATCGAGCTATCTTGACACCAAAGAATAATTCGGTCGATGAGATAAATGCAATGCTCATTCAAAGATTTCCTGGTGAAGTTACACAATATTATAGCTTTGACGAAACAATTGATACATCAGAACAAGGCATCATGGAGGATTTCTTAAACACATTAACACCAAATGGACTTCCACCCCATGAAttgttactaaaaaaaaattgtcctatCATGTTGCTCAGAAATGTTAATCCTTCAGAAGGTTTGTGCAATGGGACACGTCTTATTTGCCACAACTTTGAACGAAATATCATTAATGCTGAAATTGCAGTTGGTCATCATACTGGCAAAATAGTTTTCATACCAAGAATTCCTTTCTTGCCAAATGCAGATGATAAGAgtg CTTTCAACATGCGGACTGTCCATACATCAATCAAAAATATTACTCCAACTACAAGAAATTGGAGTATCAAGATGATTGTTTCAGACAAATCTCCCAAACGTACTGCACAACATTCAccaacaaaatatcaaaatctgacattGATAGACCCTGAG GGCAACCGACTGCAAGCAACAATTTTTGGCAAAGATATAGACCTACGTAATGACACATTACACATCTTCCGATCATACTACATTAGCAATGCCTATGTTAAACCTTTGGATGCCAGACATAAAATCGAAGCGCACGAATACCAGTGGATCTTAAATTCCAGAACAATCATCGAAGACATTCCAGATGATGAAGAGGAATTACAACCACCAGAATACAATATTATCCCATTCACCGATCTGCATGACTACAAAAACACTGGATCTGAAATAG CTATTATGGCGGTCGCAATACATATGAAACCTCCTAGAAAAATTACCTCAATACATGGGCCAACAAAGATCCAAGAAATATACGTTATTGATCAAAG CCTAATGCCTATATGGTTGACTATGTGGGGtcggtttgtggatggtgaatgTCAGACAATCTCTCATATTATTGAAGCTAAACCAACTCTACTTGCAACACGTTTAAAAGTCGGTTCATACAATG gactctctctttcttctcaaCCGACAAGTGTATTTACCTTAAATCCTGTCATCCCTGGTGCAACTCCATTATGCCAATG TTGTCGCGCCTACATTGACATTGACGATGGCAATGGACGACTAGGAGCAGTCATTTTTGGTGAAATAGCAGAAGAAGCTCTAGGTTGCACAGCAATTGAACTAATGGAACACACCAGAGAGGTAACCAACTTTTCACTTAATAACTAa